The DNA region GTTGTTCAACAGTACCGAGTCTCTGATGAAGCCGGTTCCACGGGTGGCCCCAGAGGGCGGCCGAGGCCGGGGCGGCTTCGATGGACGTGGGGGCGGCGCCGGAGGTGGGGGCTTCGCGCGTCGGGCTCGGATGGGCTCTGCGTCTCGGAACGCCCAGGAGACGTTGGTCGAGGCCTACACTCGGTACGACGAAGGCACGATCGTGGAGGCCCGGCAGCTGTTGGGGCGCTCCTTCATTATCGCCGACGAACGTCCGACCTACTCATGGAAGCTGACCAGCGAACAGGCTGAGTTCCTCGGGTACGTCGTGCAGAAGGCGACGGCTGTGCAGGACAGCTCCGTGATCGAAGCCTGGTTTACTCCGCAGATCCCGGTCCAGGGTGGGCCCGCGACATTCGGCGGGTTGCCCGGGATGATTCTCGTCGTTTCGATCGACGACGGACAGGTGCAATACACAGCCACAGGGGTCTCGATGAGTCCGATCGCCGAAGGAGTCATCGTGAGGCCTACCGAGGGCGATGGAG from Gemmatimonadota bacterium includes:
- a CDS encoding GLPGLI family protein; this encodes MLLGMTLGLLALLPSALSAQEGSIAFTHSVRVEFEMSEEMRARFEARGGNRGGGRGAMPTERVSQFVLLFNSTESLMKPVPRVAPEGGRGRGGFDGRGGGAGGGGFARRARMGSASRNAQETLVEAYTRYDEGTIVEARQLLGRSFIIADERPTYSWKLTSEQAEFLGYVVQKATAVQDSSVIEAWFTPQIPVQGGPATFGGLPGMILVVSIDDGQVQYTATGVSMSPIAEGVIVRPTEGDGVTREEYEEIVAEKLEELRATQRRIRE